From one Sus scrofa isolate TJ Tabasco breed Duroc chromosome 9, Sscrofa11.1, whole genome shotgun sequence genomic stretch:
- the LOC110255411 gene encoding uncharacterized protein LOC110255411 — translation MPRPGTRRQERAATEASGGAETASKSKKSVTRQQFCPPVKRYSWYPCSLGSIPGLETEIPHQAAAHRGPHPDPPNTHERHSLSSGCKRALTLFITAGSFRLHSVLLQFCDSGSIGARPRPSSASRGDTSTSAFLPLRLPFSLLWRFYRVTEATA, via the coding sequence ATGCCAAGGCCAGGAACGAGGAGACAGGAGAGAGCTGCGACAGAGGCATCGGGCGGGGCGGAGACCGCATCAAAAAGCAAGAAATCAGTTACCAGACAGCAATTCTGTCCTCCGGTGAAACGTTATTCCTGGTACCCCTGCAGcctcggttccatccctggcttggaaacggagatcccacatcaagctgctgctcaCCGGggcccccaccccgacccccccaacacacacgaGCGGCACTCGCTGTCCTCTGGATGTAAAAGAGCACTCACTCTCTTCATCACGGCCGGAAGCTTCAGGCTCCACAGCGTCCTGCTGCAGTTCTGCGACAGTGGCTCCATCGGGGCTAGGCCTCGGCCGTCCTCTGCTTCCAGAGGAGACACCTCGACGTCAGCCTTCCTCCCTCTGCGGTTACCCTTTTCCCTCCTGTGGAGATTTTACAGAGTGACTGAGGCTACAGCTTGA